The Chroicocephalus ridibundus chromosome 17, bChrRid1.1, whole genome shotgun sequence genome window below encodes:
- the CNTNAP1 gene encoding contactin-associated protein 1 — protein MGARRFLGLLLAACAGLLSPGPGCLARPCYDELVAPLYSSSIGASSRYNIFYSASFARLHSTSGWSPDPRDKQPWLQIDLMQKHRINAVATQGTFNTYDWLTRYIVLFGDHPTSWKPFFQQGSNWTFFGNVNESGVVRHDLHYPILARYIRIIPVAWNPRGKIGLRLGLYGCPYRSHVLYFDGDDAISYRFRAKRISTLEDDISFNFKTLEQDGVLMHGEGSQGDYITVELKQAQLFLHISLGSSPLHASEGHTTVTVGSLLDDQHWHSLHIERYGRHVNLTLDGEVKRFRCHGTFDQLDLDTELFFGGVIDQDKQHLTYRQNFRGCVENIIFNGVNIADLARHRRSNIRFEGSVGHYCQDQLNNPITFAGINNYVRVPGIPRRNRLAVSFRFRSWDTAGLLLYTSFADRLGSLEVVLSEGQINVSITQPGKKKLEFAAGHRLNDGFWHSVQLVARDGSAVVTIDDDDGAEFRVAHPFQLRTGSQYFFGGCPKPASVTGCRSNQTAFHGCLQMLNVDMQPVDVELLVLHRLGQYFNVYFNVCGITDRCTPNLCEHDGRCIQSWDDFMCICDLTGYKGETCHKSLYKESCDAYRVSGKTSGNYTIDPDGSGPLKPFTVYCDIREDRAWTIIRHNRHYATRVTGSSVDQPYLGAVEYWNASWAEVSALANASEYCEQRIEFHCYSSRLLNTPSGLPFSFWMGRHDERHYYWGGSRPGIQRCACGLDKNCVDPKYFCNCDADHTLWRTDKGLLTFVDHLPVTQVVVGDTNRSGSEAQFLLGPLRCYGDRNTWNTVSFNRGAALLFPTFQANHSLDISFYFKTTATSGVFLENPGTRNYIRVELNTTRDVVFAYDIGNGDENLTVRSVVPWNDDEWHQVKAELNVKLARLRVDKLPWVVRPAPPQSFVRLDFDRPLYVGAAEHKMRPFLGCLRALRMNGVTLNLEGKANETEGVRVNCTGHCQDPPVPCQNSGLCVERYSHYSCNCSISAFDGPFCNHDIGGYFEEGTWVRYNILPMSLYAAREFASIISSPWEPLPGYNLTSEEVSFSFSTTSAPAVLLYVSSFVKDYMAVLIKDDGSLQLRYQLGTSPYVFALTTKPVTDGRPHRVNITRLHRTLYTQVDYLPVMEQQFSLFVDSKLDSPKNLYLGRVMETGVIDPEIQRYNTPGFSGCLSGVKFNTLVPLKAIFRPTSVVRPYSIRGELVESSCASMLPLTTILIPPEMDPWYMGTEFPHVHDDGWIGIIIGFVTFLLLLIGGLLVLLYFYYHRYKGSYHTNEPKAIQDYGSAAKPLSARKDQNLPQILEEAKGD, from the exons ATGGGCGCTCGCCGCTTCCTCGGGCTCCTGCTCGCCGCCTGCGCCGGCCTCCTGAGCCCCGGTCCCGGTTGCCTCGCAC GACCCTGCTACGATGAGCTCGTCGCTCCCCTCTACTCCTCCTCCATCGGTGCCTCCTCCAGATACAACATCTTCTACTCAGCCAGCTTCGCCCGGCTGCACA GCACCAGTGGCTGGTCCCCCGACCCCCGGGACAAGCAGCCCTGGCTCCAGATCGATCTGATGCAAAAGCACCGGATCAACGCGGTGGCCACGCAGGGGACCTTCAACACCTACGACTGGCTGACGCGCTACATCGTGCTCTTTGGAGACCACCCCACCAGCTGGAAACCCTTCTTCCAGCAGGGCAGCAACTGG ACGTTCTTTGGGAACGTGAACGAGAGCGGGGTGGTGCGGCACGACCTGCACTACCCCATCCTCGCACGCTACATCCGCATCATCCCGGTGGCCTGGAACCCGCGCGGCAAGATCGGGCTGCGCCTGGGCCTCTACGGCTGCCCCTACC GGTCCCACGTGCTCTACTTCGACGGGGATGATGCCATCTCCTACCGCTTCCGGGCCAAGAGGATCAGCACCCTCGAGGATGACATCTCCTTCAACTTCAAGACGCTGGAGCAGGACGGGGTGCTGATGCACGGGGAGGGCTCGCAGGGTGACTACATCACGGTGGAGCTCAAGCaggcccagctcttcctgcacaTCAGCTTAG gcagcagcccgCTGCACGCCAGCGAGGGCCACACGACGGTGACGGTGGGCAGCCTCCTGGACGACCAGCACTGGCACTCGCTGCACATCGAGCGCTACGGCCGCCACGTCAACCTGACGCTGGATGGGGAGGTCAAGCGCTTCCGCTGCCACGGCACCTTCGACCAGCTCGACCTCGACACCGAG CTCTTCTTTGGGGGGGTGATCGACCAGGACAAGCAGCACCTCACCTACCGGCAAAACTTCCGGGGCTGCGTGGAGAACATCATCTTCAACGGGGTCAACATCGCCGACCTGGCCCGGCACCGGAGATCCAACATCCGCTTCGAG GGCAGCGTGGGCCACTACTGCCAGGaccagctgaacaaccccatcacCTTTGCTGGCATCAACAACTACGTGCGGGTGCCGGGGATCCCGCGGAGGAACCGCCTGGCCGTCAGCTTCCGCTTCCGCTCCTGGGACACCGCCGGGCTCCTGCTCTACACCAGCTTCGCCGACCGCTTGGGCTCCCTGGAGGTGGTGCTGAGCGAGGGGCAGATCAACGTCTCCATCACCCAGCCCGGCAAGAAGAAGCTGGAGTTTGCTGCAG GACATCGCCTGAACGACGGCTTCTGGCACTCGGTGCAGCTGGTGGCACGGGACGGCTCGGCCGTGGTGACCATTGATGATGACGACGGCGCTGAATTTCGGGTGGCGCACCCCTTCCAGCTCCGTACCGGCAGCCAGTACTTCTTCGGAg GCTGCCCCAAGCCGGCCTCGGTCACCGGCTGCCGGTCGAACCAGACGGCCTTCCACGGCTGCCTGCAGATGCTGAACGTGGACATGCAGCCCGTGGAcgtggagctgctggtgctgcaccGGCTGGGGCAGTACTTCAACGTGTACTTCAATGTCTGCGGCATCACGGACAG GTGCACCCCCAACCTGTGTGAGCATGATGGCCGCTGCATCCAGTCCTGGGATGACTTCATGTGCATCTGCGACCTGACGGGTTACAAGGGGGAAACCTGCCACAAAT CCCTTTACAAGGAGTCATGCGATGCTTACCGGGTCAGCGGCAAAACCTCAGGGAACTACACCATCGACCCGGATGGCAGCGGGCCGCTCAAACCCTTCACGGTGTACTGCGATATCCGAG AGGACCGAGCATGGACCATCATCCGGCACAACCGCCACTACGCCACACGGGTGACGGGCTCCAGCGTGGACCAGCCCTACCTGGGGGCCGTGGAGTACTGGAACGCCTCGTGGGCCGAGGTCTCGGCGCTGGCAAATGCCTCCGAGTACTGCGAGCAGCGCATCGAGTTCCACTGCTACAGCTCCCGCCTGCTCAACACCCCCT CCGGGCTGCCTTTCAGCTTCTGGATGGGCCGGCATGACGAGCGGCACTACTACTGGGGGGGCTCGCGGCCGGGCATCCAGCGCTGTGCCTGCGGGCTGGACAAGAACTGCGTCGACCCCAAGTACTTCTGCAACTGCGACGCCGACCACACGCTGTG GAGGACGGACAAGGGGCTGCTGACCTTCGTGGATCACCTGCCCGTCACCCAGGTTGTGGTTGGAGACACCAACCGCTCCGGCTCCGAAGCTCAGTTCCTCCTGGGGCCCCTGCGGTGCTACGGAGACC gcaACACCTGGAACACCGTCTCCTTCAACAGGGGcgcagccctgctcttccccaccttCCAGGCCAACCACAGCCTCGACATCTCTTTCTACTTCAAGACCACCGCCACGTCCGGTGTCTTTCTGGAGAACCCTGGCACCCGAAACTACATCCGCGTCGAGCTCAACA ccaccagggACGTGGTGTTCGCCTACGACATCGGGAACGGGGACGAGAACCTGACGGTGCGGTCGGTGGTGCCCTGGAACGATGACGAGTGGCACCAGGTGAAGGCTGAGCTCAACgtcaagctggcgcggctgcgggTGGACAAGCTGCCCTGGGTGGTGCGGCCGGCCCCCCCGCAGAGCTTCGTCCGCCTGGACTTTGACAGGCCCCTCTACGTCG GCGCGGCGGAGCACAAGATGCGCCCGTTCCTGGGGTGCCTGCGGGCGCTGCGGATGAACGGGGTGACGCTCAACCTGGAGGGCAAGGCCAACGAGACGGAGGGCGTGCGGGTCAACTGCACCGGCCACTGCCAGGACCCGCCGGTGCCCTGCCAGAACAGCGGGCTCTGCGTCGAGCGCTACAGCCACTACAGCTGCAACTGCAGCATCTCTGCCTTTGACGGGCCATTCTGCAACCATG ACATTGGCGGGTACTTCGAGGAGGGCACCTGGGTGCGGTACAACATCCTGCCCATGTCGCTGTACGCTGCCCGCGAGTTCGCCAGCATCATCAGCAGCCCCTGGGAACCCCTGCCCGGCTACAACCTCACCAGCGAGGAGGTCAGCTTCAGCTTCAGCACCACCTCGGCGCCCGCCGTGCTGCTCTACGTCAGCTCCTTCGTCAAGGACTACATGGCCGTGCTCATCAAGGATGACG GGAGCCTCCAGCTGCGCTACCAGCTGGGCACCAGCCCCTACGTCTTCGCCCTCACCACCAAGCCGGTGACAGACGGGAGGCCCCACCGCGTCAACATCACCCGCCTGCACCGCACGCTGTACACCCAG GTGGACTATCTCCCCGTCATGGAGCAGCAATTCTCCCTGTTTGTGGACAGCAAGCTGGACTCGCCCAAAAACCTGTACCTGGGGCGTGTGATGG AGACCGGCGTGATCGACCCCGAGATCCAGCGCTACAACACGCCCGGCTTCTCGGGCTGCCTCTCGGGGGTGAAGTTCAACACCCTCGTCCCCCTCAAAGCCATCTTCCGCCCCACCAGCGTCGTGCGGCCCTACAGCATCCGCGGGGAGCTGGTGGAGTCCAGCTGCGCCTCCATGCTCCCCCTCACCACCATCCTCATCCCCCCCGAGATGGACCCTTGGTACATGGGCACAG AGTTCCCCCACGTGCACGACGACGGCTGGATCGGGATCATCATCGGGT TCGTGaccttcctgctcctgctgatcggggggctgctggtgctgctgtacTTCTACTACCACCGCTACAAGGGCTCCTACCACACCAACGAGCCCAAAGCCATCCAGGACTACGGCAGCGCTGCCAAACCGCTGTCGGCGCGCAAGGACCAGAACCTGCCCCAGATCCTGGAGGAGGCCAAAGGGGACTAg
- the EZH1 gene encoding histone-lysine N-methyltransferase EZH1 has product MAEDKMEIAAPPTSKCIIYWKRKVKSEYMRLRQLKRFQANMGAKALFVANFAKVHEKTQILNEDWKKLRVQPVQLMKPVSGHPFLKQCTVESIFPGFPSQTLYMRTLNTVALVPIMYSWSPLQQNFMVEDETVLCNIPYMGDEVKEEDETFIEELINNYDGKVHGEEEMISGSVLISDAVFLELVNALNQYSDEEEEGHNDSEVKQEDGKEELPVTRKRKRIAVEGNKKCSKKRFPNDMIFTAISSMFPEYGFPDDMKERYRELTEVSDPNVLPPQCTPNIDGPCAKSVQREQSLHSFHTLFCRRCFKYDCFLHPFHATPNVYKRKNRETKIEPDPCGADCFLWLEGAKEFAALHNPRSKCSGRRRRRHHMVGASCSNAPASSAVAETREGDSDRDTGNEWASSSSEANSRCQTPTKQKLSPASSQLFAVETPQEPVEWTGAEESLFRVFHGTYFNNFCSIARLLGTKTCKQVFQFAVKESLITKLPTNELMNPSQKKKRKHRLWAAHCRKIQLKKDNSPTQVYNYQPCDHPEHPCDSSCPCIMTQNFCEKFCQCNPDCQNRFPGCRCKTQCNTKQCPCYLAVRECDPDLCLTCGASEHWDCKVVSCKNCSIQRGLKKHLLLAPSDVAGWGTFIKESVQKNEFISEYCGELISQDEADRRGKVYDKYMSSFLFNLNNDFVVDATRKGNKIRFANHSVNPNCYAKVVMVNGDHRIGIFAKRAIQAGEELFFDYRYSQADALKYVGIERETDII; this is encoded by the exons ATGGCCGAGGA CAAAATGGAAATCGCCGCTCCTCCCACGTCGAAGTGCATTAtctactggaaaagaaaagtcaAGTCGGAATACATGCGTCTCCGGCAGCTGAAGAGGTTCCAGGCGAACATGGGCGCGAAG GCTCTCTTTGTGGCCAACTTTGCGAAGGTGcatgaaaagacccaaatcctgaACGAAGACTGGAAGAAGCTCCGAGTTCAGCCGGTGCAGCTGATGAAGCCGGTCAGCGGGCACCCCTTCCTCAAGCAG TGTACTGTTGAGAGCATTTTCCCAGGATTTCCGAGCCAGACGCTGTACATGAGGACCCTAAACACAGTGGCGCTGGTGCCCATCATGTACTCCTGGTCCCCTCTTCAGCAGAATTTCATG GTGGAGGATGAAACTGTTCTGTGCAATATCCCTTACATGGGGGACGAGGTGAAGGAAGAAGACGAAACTTTCATCGAAGAGCTTATTAATAACTATGACGGGAAAGTTCACGGAGAGGAAG aaatGATTTCGGGATCGGTCCTCATCAGCGATGCCGTGTTCCTGGAGCTCGTGAATGCCCTGAATCAGTACTCGGacgaggaagaggaaggacacAATGATTCTGAGGTTAAACAGGAGGATGGGAAAGAGGAGCTGCCGgtcacaaggaaaagaaagcgaATTGCGGTGGAAG GTAACAAGAAGTGTTCGAAGAAGCGGTTTCCAAATGACATGATATTCACTGCTATTTCTTCCATGTTTCCTGAATACGGCTTCCCAGATGACATGAAAGAGAG GTACCGGGAGCTGACGGAAGTGTCGGACCCCAACGTGCTGCCGCCGCAGTGCACCCCCAACATCGACGGGCCCTGCGCCAAGTCGGTGCAGCGGGAGCAGTCCCTGCACTCCTTCCACACCCTCTTCTGCCGCCGATGCTTCAAATACGACTGTTTTCTGCATC cttttcatgcTACTCCTAATGTGTACAAACGAAAGAATAGAGAGACCAAGATCGAGCCAGATCCTTGCGGCGCAGACTGTTTCCTCTGGCTG GAAGGAGCCAAGGAGTTCGCTGCGCTGCACAACCCCAGGTCCAAGTGCTCGGGCCGGCGCCGCCGCAGGCACCACATGGTGGGCGCTTCTTGCTCAAacgccccggcctcctccgcCGTCGCCGAGACCAGGGAGGGCGACAGCGACCGAGACACGGGCAACGAGTGGGCTTCCAGCTCCTCGG AGGCCAACTCCCGCTGCCAGACCCCCACCAAGCAGAAGCTGAGCCCGGCCTCCTCCCAGCTCTTCGCCGTGGAGACGCCGCAGGAGCCCGTCGAGTGGACGGGAGCCGAGGAGTCGCTCTTCCGCGTCTTCCACGGGACGTACTTCAACAACTTCTGCTCCATTGCCAGGCTGCTGGGGACGAAGACCTGCAAGCAG GTCTTTCAGTTTGCAGTGAAAGAATCACTTATAACAAAACTGCCAACGAACGAATTGATGAATCCatcccagaagaagaaaaggaagcacaG gcTCTGGGCCGCGCACTGCAGGAAAATCCAGCTGAAGAAAG ATAATTCGCCTACCCAGGTGTACAACTACCAGCCCTGCGAccaccccgagcatccctgtGACAGCTCCTGCCCCTGCATCATGACTCAGAATTTCTGCGAGAAGTTCTGCCAGTGCAACCCTGACT GTCAGAACCGCTTCCCAGGCTGCCGCTGCAAAACCCAGTGCAACACCAAGCAGTGCCCGTGCTACCTGGCCGTGCGGGAGTGCGATCCGGACCTCTGCCTGACCTGCGGGGCTTCCGAGCACTGGGACTGCAAGGTGGTCTCCTGCAAGAACTGCAGCATCCAGCGAGGTCTCAAAAAG CATTTGCTACTGGCACCGTCGGATGTCGCCGGCTGGGGGACTTTCATCAAGGAGTCTGTGCAGAAGAATGAGTTCATCTCCGAGTACTGCGGCGAG ctcatTTCACAGGACGAAGCTGACCGGCGAGGCAAGGTCTACGACAAGTACATGTCCAGCTTCCTCTTCAACCTCAACAACG aTTTTGTCGTCGACGCCACccgcaaaggaaataaaatccgCTTTGCTAATCACTCGGTGAACCCCAATTGCTATGCCAAAG TTGTGATGGTGAACGGAGACCACCGGATAGGGATCTTTGCCAAGAGGGCCATCCAGGCGGGAGAGGAGCTCTTCTTTGACTACAG GTACAGCCAGGCAGACGCGCTGAAGTACGTCGGCATAGAGAGGGAGACGGATATCATCTAG
- the RAMP2 gene encoding receptor activity-modifying protein 2, producing MARRAQTGSGRLSRGLLLLWALLGTGLCQAGAEPEGFNQDARTSPPVAAFNWTAQLVEETYTNITQKCWEFFVDLMRNVTASELCEWKVISRPYSLLQACLEDWADHLRYGYPNALAEQYIFQSHHRYFHNCTLEHQVYFDPPEDVLLAMIIAPICLIPFLVTLVIWRSKDGKAQP from the exons ATGGCACGGCGCGCGCAGACGGGCTCCGGCCGCCTCTCCCGagggctcctgctgctctggg CGCTCCTGGGGACTGGGCTCTGCCAGGCGGGCGCCGAGCCGGAGGGCTTCAACCAGGACGCCAGGACGAGCCCACCCGTGGCCGCGTTCAACTGGACGGCCCAGCTCGTGG AGGAGACGTACACCAACATCACGCAGAAGTGCTGGGAGTTCTTCGTCGACCTGATGAGGAACGTGACGGCGTCGGAGCTGTGCGAGTGGAAAGTCATCAGCAG GCCCTACAGCTTGCTGCAGGCCTGCCTGGAGGACTGGGCTGACCACCTGCGCTACGGCTACCCCAATGCCCTGGCGGAGCAGTACATCTTCCAGAGCCACCACCGTTACTTCCACAACTGCACCCTGGAGCACCAGGTTTACTTCGACCCTCCCGAGGACGTCCTGCTGGCCATGATCATCGCCCCCATCTGCCTCATCCCTTTCCTGGTCACTTTGGTCATCTGGCGCAGCAAGGACGGCAAAGCTCAGCCCTAA